The Pseudomonas azotoformans genome has a segment encoding these proteins:
- a CDS encoding choline ABC transporter substrate-binding protein, protein MKGSPSLLLAAMLSLPVMAHAAEPAQCQTVNFSDVGWTDITVTTATTSEILKGLGYKPRTTMISVPVTYKSLADGKNMDIFLGNWMPTMENDIKQYRDAGTVETVRANLENAKYTLAVPEALYNKGLKDFADIAKFKDELGGKIYGIEPGNDGNRTIQTLIDKDAFGLKTAGFKVVESSEAGMLSQVERASKRDQAIVFLGWEPHPMNTRFKMKYLTGGDDSFGPNYGQATIYTNTRKGYTQECSNVGQLLKNLVFTLDMESTLMGKVLDDKQKPDAAAKAWLKANPQVLDTWLAGVTTVDGKPGLDAVKAYLAK, encoded by the coding sequence ATGAAAGGTTCACCCTCGTTGTTGTTGGCCGCCATGCTGAGTCTGCCAGTCATGGCGCACGCCGCAGAACCGGCACAATGTCAGACCGTCAACTTCTCCGATGTCGGCTGGACCGACATCACCGTCACCACCGCGACCACCAGCGAGATCCTCAAGGGCCTGGGCTACAAGCCGCGCACCACGATGATTTCGGTACCCGTGACCTACAAGTCACTGGCCGACGGCAAGAACATGGACATCTTCCTCGGCAACTGGATGCCGACCATGGAAAACGACATCAAGCAGTACCGTGATGCCGGCACCGTGGAAACCGTGCGCGCCAACCTGGAGAACGCCAAGTACACCCTGGCCGTCCCGGAAGCGCTGTACAACAAAGGCCTCAAGGACTTCGCCGACATCGCCAAATTCAAGGATGAGCTGGGCGGCAAGATCTACGGCATCGAGCCAGGCAACGACGGCAACCGCACCATCCAGACGCTGATCGACAAAGACGCCTTCGGCCTGAAAACCGCCGGTTTCAAAGTCGTCGAATCCAGCGAAGCCGGCATGCTCTCCCAGGTCGAACGCGCCTCCAAGCGTGACCAGGCCATCGTGTTCCTCGGCTGGGAACCGCACCCGATGAACACCCGCTTCAAGATGAAGTACCTGACCGGCGGTGACGACTCGTTCGGCCCCAACTACGGCCAGGCCACCATCTACACCAACACCCGCAAGGGTTATACCCAGGAATGCAGCAACGTCGGCCAGTTGCTGAAAAACCTGGTGTTCACCCTGGATATGGAAAGCACCCTGATGGGTAAAGTCCTGGACGACAAACAAAAGCCTGACGCCGCCGCCAAGGCCTGGCTGAAAGCCAACCCGCAAGTCCTCGACACCTGGCTCGCCGGTGTCACCACCGTAGATGGCAAACCAGGACTCGACGCCGTTAAAGCCTACCTCGCCAAGTAA
- a CDS encoding gamma-butyrobetaine dioxygenase gives MQAAAAVADFRTYPKICDIADVRVLDDQILVHWADGRVSPFHHQWLRDNCPCAECVYSVTREQVLEIVDVDANLGAASARLDQGNLWVEWNGGHRSQYDPGWLRAHAYDDESRAERRAAKPQPQLWDSRFQLPVFDYSAVMEDPNTLLQWLLALRDSGLTQIRGVPTEPGSLALIAKRISFIRESNFGVLFNVQSKADADSNAYTAFNLPLHTDLPTRELQPGLQFLHCLVNDASGGESIFVDGFAIANALRTEEPEAFRALCEIPVEFRNKDRHSDYRRLAPIIALDALGDVAEIRLANFLRGPFEASVAQMPLLYRAYRRFIAMTREDRFRVVKRLNPGELWCFDNRRTLHARNAFDPASGARHFQGCYIDRDELLSRILVLQR, from the coding sequence ATGCAAGCCGCCGCCGCTGTCGCCGATTTCCGTACCTACCCGAAGATCTGCGACATCGCGGACGTGCGGGTGCTGGACGATCAAATCCTCGTGCATTGGGCCGATGGGCGGGTCAGCCCGTTTCATCATCAATGGCTGCGGGACAACTGCCCCTGTGCAGAATGCGTGTACAGCGTAACCCGCGAACAAGTACTGGAGATTGTCGACGTAGACGCCAATCTCGGGGCTGCCTCGGCCCGTCTTGATCAAGGCAATCTGTGGGTGGAATGGAACGGCGGCCACCGCAGCCAGTACGATCCCGGCTGGTTGCGGGCTCATGCCTACGACGATGAATCCCGTGCCGAACGCCGTGCGGCGAAGCCCCAACCCCAGTTGTGGGACAGTCGCTTCCAACTGCCGGTGTTCGACTACTCGGCGGTCATGGAAGACCCGAACACGCTGCTGCAATGGTTGCTGGCGCTGCGCGATTCAGGCCTGACGCAAATCCGAGGCGTTCCTACCGAGCCCGGCTCCCTGGCGCTGATCGCCAAGCGCATATCCTTCATCCGCGAGAGCAACTTCGGCGTGCTGTTCAATGTGCAATCCAAGGCCGATGCCGACAGCAATGCCTACACCGCTTTCAACCTGCCCTTACACACCGATCTGCCCACGCGGGAGCTGCAACCCGGCCTGCAATTCCTGCATTGCCTGGTGAACGATGCCAGCGGTGGCGAGAGCATTTTTGTCGACGGGTTTGCCATCGCCAACGCTTTGCGCACGGAAGAGCCCGAAGCGTTCCGGGCACTGTGTGAGATCCCGGTGGAGTTTCGCAACAAGGACCGGCACAGCGACTATCGCCGCCTGGCGCCGATCATTGCACTGGATGCGCTGGGGGATGTGGCGGAGATTCGCTTGGCCAACTTTTTGCGTGGGCCGTTCGAGGCCAGCGTTGCGCAGATGCCGTTGCTGTATCGCGCGTATCGACGTTTTATCGCCATGACGCGGGAGGATCGTTTTCGTGTGGTCAAGCGCCTGAATCCGGGGGAACTGTGGTGCTTCGATAACCGCCGCACCTTGCATGCGCGTAATGCTTTTGACCCGGCTTCCGGGGCGCGGCACTTCCAGGGTTGCTACATCGATCGGGATGAGTTGCTCTCGCGAATTTTGGTATTGCAGCGTTAA
- a CDS encoding L-carnitine dehydrogenase, whose protein sequence is MSFITEIKTFAALGSGVIGSGWVSRALAHGLDVVAWDPAPGAEAALRKRVANAWGALEKQGLAPGASQDRLRFVATIEECVKDADFIQESAPERLELKLDLHSKISAAAKPNALIGSSTSGLLPSEFYEGSTHPERCVVGHPFNPVYLLPLVEVVGGKNTAPEAIQAAIKVYESLGMRPLHVRKEVPGFIADRLLEALWREALHLVNDGVATTGEIDDAIRFGAGLRWSFMGTFLTYTLAGGDAGMRHFMAQFGPALQLPWTYLPAPELTDKLIDDVVDGTSDQLGKHSISALERYRDDCLLAVLEAVKTTKAKHGMTFAE, encoded by the coding sequence TCACCGAAATCAAAACCTTCGCCGCCCTCGGCAGCGGTGTCATCGGCAGCGGCTGGGTGTCCCGCGCGCTGGCCCATGGCCTGGATGTGGTCGCCTGGGACCCGGCGCCCGGTGCCGAAGCCGCACTGCGCAAGCGGGTTGCCAATGCCTGGGGCGCCTTGGAAAAACAAGGCTTGGCGCCGGGCGCGTCCCAGGACCGCCTGCGCTTTGTCGCCACCATTGAAGAGTGTGTGAAAGACGCCGACTTCATCCAGGAAAGCGCCCCGGAGCGCCTGGAACTGAAACTCGACCTGCACAGCAAGATCAGCGCAGCGGCGAAACCGAATGCGTTGATAGGGTCGAGCACGTCCGGCCTGTTGCCGAGCGAGTTCTACGAAGGTTCGACCCACCCTGAGCGCTGCGTGGTCGGCCACCCGTTCAACCCGGTTTACCTGCTGCCGCTGGTGGAAGTGGTCGGTGGCAAGAACACCGCACCAGAGGCAATCCAGGCCGCGATCAAGGTGTACGAATCCCTCGGCATGCGCCCCCTGCACGTGCGCAAGGAAGTCCCCGGCTTTATCGCCGACCGTCTGCTTGAAGCGCTGTGGCGTGAGGCCCTGCATCTGGTCAATGACGGCGTGGCCACCACCGGCGAAATCGACGACGCGATCCGCTTTGGCGCGGGCTTGCGCTGGTCGTTCATGGGCACCTTCCTGACCTACACCCTGGCAGGTGGCGACGCCGGCATGCGTCATTTCATGGCGCAGTTCGGCCCGGCGCTGCAATTGCCGTGGACCTACCTGCCGGCGCCGGAGCTGACCGACAAGCTGATCGACGATGTAGTCGACGGCACCAGCGATCAGCTGGGCAAACACAGCATTTCGGCGCTGGAGCGCTATCGTGATGATTGCCTGCTGGCGGTGCTGGAAGCGGTGAAAACCACCAAGGCCAAGCACGGCATGACCTTCGCCGAATAA
- the betI gene encoding transcriptional regulator BetI produces MPKVGMQPIRRQQLIEATLTAIDQVGMGDASIALIARLAGVSNGIISHYFQDKNGLIAATMRYLMNALIENVHERRLALKDDSPRAHLQVIIEGNFDASQVNGPAMKTWLAFWATSMHHPSLHRLQRINDQRLYSNLCCQFRRVLPLPHARKAARGLAALIDGLWLRGALSGDAFDTAQAQRIAYEYMDFQLAKQVS; encoded by the coding sequence ATGCCCAAGGTCGGTATGCAACCCATACGCCGCCAGCAGTTGATCGAAGCCACGCTGACGGCCATCGATCAGGTCGGAATGGGAGATGCCAGCATTGCGCTGATCGCCCGTTTGGCCGGCGTTTCGAACGGCATCATCAGTCACTACTTTCAGGACAAGAACGGCCTGATCGCCGCGACGATGCGGTACTTGATGAATGCGCTGATCGAGAACGTCCACGAACGCAGGCTCGCACTGAAGGACGACAGCCCACGGGCACACCTTCAGGTGATCATCGAGGGCAACTTCGATGCCAGCCAGGTCAACGGCCCGGCAATGAAAACCTGGCTGGCCTTCTGGGCCACCAGCATGCATCACCCGTCATTGCACAGGTTGCAGCGGATCAACGATCAACGTCTGTATTCCAACCTGTGCTGCCAGTTCCGCCGAGTGCTGCCGCTGCCGCACGCACGCAAAGCAGCCCGAGGCCTGGCGGCCCTGATCGACGGTTTATGGTTGCGCGGCGCCCTGTCGGGAGACGCTTTCGACACGGCGCAGGCGCAACGGATCGCTTACGAATACATGGATTTCCAATTGGCCAAGCAGGTGAGTTAG
- a CDS encoding GlxA family transcriptional regulator, translating to MTSFNSGAQPQNRAPQSIGFLLLDNFTLISLASAVEPLRMANQLSGRELYRWTTLSVDGNQVWASDGLQITPDASMHKAPALDTVIVCGGVGIQRTVTREHVSWLQSQARQSRRLGAVCTGSWALACAGLLDGFDCSVHWECLASMQEAFPRVAMSTRLFTLDRNRFTSSGGTAPLDMMLHLISRDHGRELSAAISEMFVYERIRNEQDHQRVPLKHMLGTNQPKLQEIVALMEANLEEPIDLDELAVYVAVSRRQLERLFQKYLHCSPSRYYLKLRLIRARQLLKQTPMSIIEVASVCGFVSTPHFSKCYREYFGIPPRDERVGSNTTQQVAMMPIPQALVLSPLSGPMSALSQARNESTFASVRL from the coding sequence ATGACGTCGTTCAACTCCGGGGCCCAACCCCAGAACCGTGCGCCTCAATCCATCGGCTTTTTGCTGCTGGACAATTTCACGCTGATTTCCCTGGCCTCCGCAGTCGAACCCCTGCGCATGGCCAACCAGCTCTCCGGTCGCGAGTTGTATCGCTGGACGACCTTGAGTGTCGACGGAAACCAGGTGTGGGCCAGCGACGGTCTGCAAATCACCCCCGATGCTTCCATGCACAAAGCCCCAGCCCTGGACACCGTGATCGTGTGCGGCGGCGTGGGTATCCAGCGCACCGTTACCCGTGAACATGTGTCGTGGCTGCAAAGCCAGGCGCGCCAATCGCGCCGCTTGGGCGCAGTGTGCACCGGCAGTTGGGCACTGGCCTGCGCCGGTTTGCTCGATGGGTTTGATTGCAGCGTGCACTGGGAATGCCTGGCCTCGATGCAGGAAGCCTTCCCCCGCGTGGCCATGAGCACACGCCTGTTCACCCTCGACCGCAACCGCTTCACTAGCTCCGGCGGCACCGCGCCACTGGACATGATGCTGCACCTGATCAGCCGCGACCACGGCCGTGAACTGTCGGCCGCCATCTCCGAGATGTTCGTGTACGAACGCATCCGCAACGAACAGGATCACCAGCGTGTGCCGCTCAAGCACATGCTCGGCACCAACCAGCCGAAGCTGCAGGAAATCGTCGCGCTGATGGAGGCCAACCTGGAAGAACCGATCGACCTGGACGAACTGGCGGTGTACGTCGCCGTGTCCCGCCGCCAACTGGAGCGTCTGTTCCAGAAATACCTGCACTGTTCGCCGTCGCGCTACTACCTCAAGCTGCGCCTGATCCGCGCACGGCAGTTGCTCAAGCAAACGCCGATGTCGATCATCGAAGTGGCGTCGGTGTGCGGGTTTGTCTCCACGCCGCACTTCTCCAAGTGCTACCGCGAATACTTCGGCATTCCGCCACGGGATGAGCGTGTGGGCTCCAACACCACCCAACAAGTGGCGATGATGCCGATTCCGCAGGCGCTGGTGTTGTCACCGTTGTCGGGGCCGATGTCGGCGTTGAGTCAGGCGCGTAACGAATCGACGTTTGCCAGCGTAAGGCTCTAG
- the choV gene encoding choline ABC transporter ATP-binding protein: protein MSIIRFDNVDVIFSKDPREALKLLDQGMSRNEILKKTGQIVGVEKASLDVQKGEICVLMGLSGSGKSSLLRCINGLNTVSRGQLFVEHEGRQIDIASCTPAELKMMRTKRIAMVFQKFALMPWLTVRENISFGLEMQGRPEKDRRKLVDEKLELVGLTQWRNKKPDELSGGMQQRVGLARALAMDADILLMDEPFSALDPLIRQGLQDELLELQRKLSKTIVFVSHDLDEALKLGSRIAIMKDGKIIQYSVPEEIVLNPADDYVRTFVAHTNPLNVLCGRSLMRTLDNCKRVNGSVCLDPGGDSWLDLAEGNTIKGARQNGAVMNLQNWAPGQAVEGLGRLPTLVDSNIGMRDALQIRYHTGNKLVLHDNNQVVGILGDSELYHALLGKNLG, encoded by the coding sequence ATGAGCATTATCCGATTCGACAATGTCGACGTGATCTTTTCCAAAGACCCACGCGAGGCGCTCAAGCTGCTGGACCAAGGCATGAGCCGTAATGAAATCCTGAAAAAGACCGGGCAGATTGTCGGCGTAGAAAAGGCCAGCCTGGATGTCCAGAAAGGCGAGATCTGTGTGCTGATGGGCCTGTCGGGCTCCGGCAAATCCAGTCTGTTGCGCTGCATCAACGGCCTCAACACCGTCAGCCGTGGCCAGTTGTTCGTGGAGCATGAAGGTCGCCAGATCGACATCGCCTCCTGCACACCCGCCGAGCTGAAAATGATGCGCACCAAACGCATCGCCATGGTGTTCCAGAAGTTCGCCCTGATGCCTTGGCTAACGGTGCGCGAAAACATCAGCTTCGGCCTGGAAATGCAGGGCCGTCCGGAGAAAGACCGACGCAAGCTGGTGGATGAAAAGCTCGAACTGGTAGGCCTGACCCAATGGCGCAACAAGAAGCCGGACGAACTCTCCGGCGGCATGCAGCAGCGGGTCGGCCTGGCCCGCGCGTTGGCGATGGACGCCGACATCCTGCTGATGGACGAACCCTTCTCCGCCCTCGACCCGCTGATCCGCCAAGGCCTGCAGGATGAGTTGCTGGAACTGCAACGCAAGCTGAGCAAGACCATCGTCTTCGTGAGCCACGACCTCGACGAGGCGCTCAAACTGGGCAGCCGCATCGCAATCATGAAAGACGGCAAGATCATCCAGTACAGCGTGCCGGAAGAGATCGTGCTGAACCCGGCGGACGACTATGTGCGCACCTTCGTCGCGCATACCAACCCGCTGAACGTACTGTGCGGCCGCAGCCTGATGCGCACCCTGGACAACTGCAAGCGTGTGAACGGTTCAGTGTGCCTGGACCCAGGCGGCGACTCATGGCTGGACCTGGCCGAAGGCAACACCATCAAAGGTGCCCGCCAGAATGGCGCGGTGATGAACCTGCAGAACTGGGCGCCAGGCCAAGCGGTGGAAGGCCTGGGCCGGTTGCCTACGCTGGTGGATTCGAATATCGGCATGCGCGACGCGTTGCAGATTCGTTATCACACCGGGAACAAGCTGGTGTTGCATGACAACAACCAGGTGGTGGGGATTCTCGGAGACAGCGAGTTGTACCACGCCCTGCTGGGCAAGAACCTGGGGTAA
- the choW gene encoding choline ABC transporter permease subunit: protein MLTEQKIPLGQYIAAFVEWLTQHGANYFDAIASTLETMIHGVTFALTWFNPLALIGLIALLAHFIQRKWGLTVFVIASFLLILNLGYWQETMETLAQVLFATLVCVVIGVPLGIVAAHKPLFYTMMRPVLDLMQTVPTFVYLIPTLTLFGLGVVPGLISTVVFAIAAPIRLTYLGIRDVPQELMDAGKAFGCSRRQLLSRIELPHAMPSIAAGITQCIMLSLSMVVIAALVGADGLGKPVVNALNTADIALGFEAGLAIVLLAIMLDRICKQPDAKVGGDA from the coding sequence ATGCTGACTGAACAGAAAATCCCACTAGGCCAGTACATCGCTGCCTTCGTCGAATGGTTGACCCAACACGGCGCCAACTACTTCGACGCAATCGCATCGACACTGGAAACGATGATCCACGGCGTGACGTTCGCGCTGACCTGGTTCAATCCGCTGGCATTGATCGGTCTGATTGCGCTGCTGGCTCACTTTATCCAACGTAAATGGGGACTGACTGTTTTTGTCATCGCCTCCTTCCTGCTGATCCTCAACCTGGGGTATTGGCAGGAAACCATGGAGACCCTGGCGCAAGTGCTGTTCGCCACCCTGGTCTGCGTGGTCATCGGTGTGCCGCTGGGCATTGTTGCCGCGCACAAACCGTTGTTCTACACCATGATGCGGCCGGTGCTCGATCTGATGCAGACCGTACCGACCTTCGTCTACCTCATCCCTACCCTGACCCTCTTCGGGCTGGGTGTGGTGCCTGGTTTGATCTCTACGGTGGTGTTCGCGATTGCCGCGCCGATCCGCCTGACCTACCTGGGTATCCGTGATGTACCGCAAGAGTTGATGGACGCCGGCAAGGCCTTTGGCTGCTCGCGCCGTCAGTTGCTCTCGCGCATTGAACTGCCCCACGCCATGCCGAGCATTGCCGCCGGCATTACCCAATGCATCATGCTGTCGTTGTCGATGGTAGTGATCGCGGCCCTGGTGGGCGCCGACGGCCTCGGCAAACCGGTGGTCAACGCGCTGAACACCGCCGATATCGCCTTGGGCTTTGAAGCCGGTCTCGCGATCGTGCTGCTGGCCATCATGCTCGACCGCATCTGCAAACAACCCGACGCTAAAGTAGGGGGTGATGCATGA
- a CDS encoding thioesterase family protein: MPALTTYSTQVHPDWVDYNGHLRDAFYLLIFSYATDALMDTLGLDSENREASGHSLFTLELHLNYLHEVKLGADVEVHTQLIAFDAKRLHLYHSLHLVGDEKELAGNEQMLLHVDLAGPNSAPFTKATLEKLTVISAEQADLPRPALLGRVIGLPPKKQ; the protein is encoded by the coding sequence ATGCCCGCACTCACCACCTACAGCACCCAGGTCCACCCCGACTGGGTGGACTACAACGGCCACCTGCGCGACGCGTTCTACCTGCTGATCTTCAGCTACGCCACCGACGCGCTGATGGACACCCTCGGCCTGGACAGTGAAAACCGCGAAGCCAGCGGCCATTCACTGTTCACCCTGGAGCTGCACCTCAACTACCTGCACGAAGTGAAACTCGGCGCCGACGTGGAGGTGCATACCCAACTGATCGCCTTTGATGCCAAGCGCCTGCACCTCTATCACAGCCTGCATCTAGTGGGCGATGAAAAGGAGCTGGCGGGCAACGAGCAGATGCTGCTGCACGTTGATCTGGCCGGCCCGAATTCGGCGCCGTTCACCAAGGCCACGCTGGAAAAACTGACGGTTATCAGTGCGGAACAGGCCGACCTGCCGCGCCCCGCCCTGCTCGGCCGAGTGATTGGACTGCCCCCCAAGAAGCAATAA
- a CDS encoding L-serine ammonia-lyase, translating into MAISVFDLFKIGIGPSSSHTVGPMRAAALFVQGLRERELLEQVRRVEVQLYGSLSATGIGHGSDTATIMGLMGEWPDAIDPSQIGLRIHTLRETDTLLLDGRLPVPFVWARDMRLLDENLPFHPNAMTLVVYGDSAELHRDTYYSVGGGFVVDEAQAQSGVADMDRTELPYDFSSAVELLQLCKTHNLRVAELMLANEKVWRSEEEIRSGLMKLWRAMQDCVEQGLKHEGILPGGLNVRRRAAKLHRSLQELNKPNVIGSTLSAMEWVNLFALAVNEENAAGGRMVTAPTNGAAGIIPAVLHYFMKFSEEVTEANVVDYLLGAAAVGILCKKNASISGAEVGCQGEVGSACAMAAAGLAEILGATPEQLCNAAEIGLEHNLGLTCDPVGGLVQVPCIERNAIAAVKAINAAQMALRGDGQHFISLDRVIRTMRDTGADMHDKYKETSRGGLAVSAVEC; encoded by the coding sequence ATGGCTATCAGTGTTTTCGACCTGTTCAAGATCGGCATCGGGCCTTCGAGTTCTCACACCGTCGGCCCCATGCGCGCCGCGGCGTTGTTCGTTCAAGGCTTGCGTGAACGTGAACTGTTGGAACAAGTGCGGCGCGTCGAAGTTCAGCTTTACGGCTCCTTGTCCGCCACCGGCATTGGCCACGGCAGCGACACCGCGACCATCATGGGGCTGATGGGCGAGTGGCCGGACGCAATCGATCCATCGCAAATCGGCCTGCGCATTCACACCCTGCGCGAGACCGACACCTTGCTGCTGGACGGGCGTTTGCCGGTGCCCTTCGTCTGGGCGCGGGACATGCGCCTGCTCGACGAAAACCTGCCGTTCCACCCCAACGCCATGACGCTGGTGGTGTACGGCGACAGCGCTGAACTGCACCGCGACACCTACTATTCAGTGGGTGGCGGTTTCGTAGTGGATGAAGCCCAGGCGCAAAGCGGCGTGGCCGATATGGACCGCACCGAGTTGCCTTACGATTTTTCCAGCGCGGTGGAGCTGTTGCAGCTGTGCAAGACCCACAACCTGCGCGTGGCCGAGTTGATGCTGGCCAATGAAAAGGTCTGGCGCTCCGAAGAAGAAATCCGCAGTGGCCTGATGAAGCTCTGGCGCGCCATGCAGGATTGCGTGGAGCAAGGCCTCAAGCACGAAGGCATCCTGCCTGGCGGTTTGAACGTGCGCCGGCGTGCGGCCAAGTTGCACCGCAGCCTGCAGGAATTGAACAAGCCCAATGTGATCGGCTCGACCTTGAGCGCCATGGAATGGGTCAATCTGTTCGCGCTGGCGGTCAATGAAGAAAACGCCGCGGGTGGACGTATGGTCACCGCGCCTACCAACGGCGCGGCGGGGATTATTCCGGCGGTGTTGCACTACTTCATGAAGTTCAGCGAGGAAGTGACTGAAGCCAACGTCGTCGACTACCTGCTGGGTGCGGCGGCGGTGGGGATCCTGTGCAAGAAGAACGCCTCGATCTCCGGTGCCGAAGTCGGTTGCCAGGGCGAAGTGGGTTCGGCGTGCGCCATGGCCGCCGCCGGCTTGGCCGAGATCCTCGGTGCTACGCCGGAGCAGCTGTGCAACGCCGCCGAGATCGGCCTGGAACATAACCTGGGCCTTACCTGCGACCCGGTGGGTGGGCTAGTACAAGTGCCGTGCATCGAGCGCAATGCGATTGCGGCGGTGAAGGCGATCAACGCTGCGCAAATGGCGCTGCGTGGCGATGGCCAGCACTTTATCTCCCTGGACCGGGTGATCCGCACCATGCGCGATACCGGGGCGGATATGCATGACAAATACAAAGAGACATCGCGGGGTGGGTTGGCCGTGAGTGCTGTGGAGTGTTGA
- a CDS encoding BCCT family transporter yields the protein MFYTSTALILLLTAILIIAPQEAGRMLGVAQAWLSKSFGWYYMVVIAAYLVFVVGLAFSSYGKLKLGSKDDTPDFSYGAWAGMLFSSGIGISLLYFGASEPLDHYFNPPEGAAASNGAARQALQLTFLHWGLHGWAIYALVGLAVAYFAYRHNQPLALRSALYPLVGERWVKGAAGHAVDGFGMFVTLLGLVTNLGIGSMQVSSGLENLFGMEHSNTNLLIVIIVMSTVATIAAVSGVENGIRRLSNLNIVLFSGLLIFVLLFGPTLHLLNGFVQNIGDYMNGLVLKTFDLYVYEGDADKTERWMGLWTLFYWAWWISWAPFVGMFIARISRGRTVRELVAGVLLIPLGFTLAWLSIFGNSALDLVLNHGAVELGKTALEQPSMAIYQLLEHYPASKVVIGVSIFVGFVLFLTPADSGAVMMANLSCKGGNVDEDAPHWLRIFWSAVITLVTIGLLFAGNFEAMQTMVVLAGLPFSVVLIFFMFGLHKAMRQDVAIEQEQAQLAERGRRGFSERLTALDLQPSQGTVQRFMDKHVTPALEEAATALREQGLEVQTLLGKSKRCIGVRIEMEEGNPFVYEVSLDAYSSAPSDLPEEERTRYYRAEVYLHNGPQEYDLMGFAQEQITRDVLDQFESHRQLLGRVYS from the coding sequence GTGTTCTACACCTCCACCGCGTTGATTCTGTTGTTGACTGCCATCCTGATCATCGCCCCGCAGGAGGCCGGGCGCATGCTCGGTGTCGCCCAGGCGTGGCTGTCGAAAAGCTTCGGCTGGTACTACATGGTGGTCATCGCCGCCTACCTGGTGTTCGTGGTCGGCCTGGCGTTTTCTTCCTATGGCAAATTGAAACTGGGCAGCAAGGACGACACCCCGGACTTCAGCTACGGCGCCTGGGCCGGCATGTTGTTCTCGTCGGGCATCGGCATTTCGCTGCTGTACTTCGGTGCTTCCGAGCCGCTGGACCACTACTTCAACCCGCCCGAAGGCGCTGCCGCCAGCAATGGCGCCGCACGCCAGGCGCTGCAATTGACCTTCCTGCACTGGGGCCTGCACGGCTGGGCGATCTACGCCCTGGTCGGCCTGGCCGTGGCGTATTTCGCGTACCGTCATAACCAGCCGCTGGCCCTGCGTTCGGCGCTGTACCCGCTGGTGGGCGAGCGTTGGGTGAAAGGCGCGGCCGGCCATGCGGTGGACGGTTTCGGCATGTTCGTGACCCTGTTGGGCCTGGTGACGAACCTGGGGATTGGTTCGATGCAGGTGTCGTCCGGGTTGGAAAACCTGTTCGGCATGGAGCACAGCAACACCAACCTGCTGATCGTGATCATCGTGATGAGCACCGTGGCGACCATCGCCGCCGTGTCGGGCGTGGAGAATGGCATTCGTCGCCTGTCCAACCTCAACATCGTGTTGTTCAGCGGCCTGCTGATCTTTGTACTGTTGTTTGGCCCGACGTTGCACTTGCTCAACGGCTTTGTGCAGAACATCGGCGACTACATGAACGGTCTGGTGCTGAAAACCTTCGACCTCTATGTGTACGAAGGCGACGCCGACAAAACCGAGCGCTGGATGGGCCTGTGGACCCTGTTCTACTGGGCCTGGTGGATTTCCTGGGCGCCATTCGTGGGCATGTTCATCGCGCGTATTTCCCGTGGTCGCACGGTGCGTGAACTGGTGGCCGGCGTGCTGCTGATCCCGCTGGGCTTTACCCTGGCGTGGTTGTCGATCTTCGGGAACTCGGCCTTGGACCTGGTGCTGAACCACGGCGCGGTGGAGTTGGGCAAGACCGCACTGGAACAGCCGTCCATGGCGATCTACCAGTTGCTTGAGCATTACCCGGCGTCGAAAGTCGTCATCGGCGTGTCGATCTTCGTGGGCTTCGTGCTGTTCCTGACCCCGGCGGATTCCGGCGCGGTGATGATGGCCAACCTGTCGTGCAAAGGCGGCAATGTGGATGAAGATGCGCCGCACTGGCTGCGGATCTTCTGGTCGGCGGTGATCACCCTGGTGACCATCGGCCTGTTGTTCGCCGGCAACTTCGAAGCCATGCAGACCATGGTGGTGCTGGCGGGGCTGCCGTTCTCGGTGGTGTTGATCTTCTTCATGTTCGGCTTGCACAAGGCGATGCGCCAGGACGTGGCTATCGAACAGGAGCAGGCGCAACTGGCCGAGCGTGGCCGCCGTGGTTTCAGCGAGCGTTTGACCGCGCTGGACCTGCAACCGAGCCAAGGCACCGTGCAACGCTTCATGGACAAGCACGTCACGCCGGCGTTGGAAGAAGCGGCGACGGCCTTGCGTGAACAGGGGCTGGAAGTGCAGACGCTGCTGGGTAAATCCAAGCGCTGCATCGGTGTGCGCATCGAGATGGAAGAGGGCAACCCGTTTGTCTACGAAGTGAGCCTGGATGCTTACTCGTCGGCACCGAGCGACCTGCCCGAGGAAGAGCGCACGCGTTACTACCGCGCTGAGGTCTACCTGCACAACGGACCTCAGGAATACGACCTGATGGGCTTCGCCCAGGAACAGATCACCCGGGACGTGCTCGATCAGTTTGAAAGCCATCGGCAGCTCCTTGGCCGTGTCTATAGCTGA